The Methylomarinum sp. Ch1-1 genome contains the following window.
CATATCAAGTGAAAATGGTGCTGGCGGGCAGTCTGATCAATTTAGTCAACCAAAAAGGGTAACTATTCAGTATCTTTCGGGTTTTAGGCAGAAAAAGATTTACCGCTCGGCGAATCGTTTGAACTTGACGCCGGAGTTGTTTCTCGGTCAACTCCGGGTATTGACGTAGGTAAGGACTTAGGAACGAGTATGAAATAATTTTTCCAAATGTCGGAAGAGGAATCGGTGGCTCGATTGACAGGTGTCGGCGGCAGGGATAGCCGCCGTCAAGCCTACACGGATGTATTCACGGCGTCCTGACAAGCGAGTTACCGAACCTCCACAAAGCCTACTGTTTCGGAAAGTTATTTTGTGCATATTCCTTAATCATGCGCAGCCAAGGGATGATGCATGACATCTTCCTGGGCGATGACTTCCTTAGGCTTTGGTTCTCCTTCGACCGCGCGCCGAATTGCCAACTTCGTGGCTTCATAATTCCAGTCTTGTATTTTATTTTTGTCCTGGGCATCCCAATGAATATAGACCCCCACACAAATGAATACATCACCCGCTTCGTCTATGGGTATGACCCCTTCTTTGACGCTATCGGTCACAGCCTTTGCCACACCATGTTCTGCCGGCCCAAACATTTGGTTTACTTGTTTCTCGTTCTTAATTTCCACCTTGTTGAATATGACGGTGTTAGGCTTAGCCATAAGATTGGGAGCCACCAATGCCAATAGGGCATTATCACCTCGTTTCTGATTGGTCAGAGCAATACAAAAGGCGATTTCTGCAGCGCTGCCCCGCGGTCCCATCACCAGATCTATGTGGGCCATTTCATTCCCGTCTCCCACCAAAGCTTCGCCTACCTGGACTTTATCGATTTTTAGTGCTTTCATGTTTTTCTCCTGTTAAATTTGCAAAACTGGCCATATATTGACTAGTTTCATCTGATTTCAGAGAGCCATGGATACGATAATTTAAATTTGGCAAGGCTAAATCGAGAAACTATTCGATACCTCTATTCAAAGGATCATATCACCGCATCACTGAATCATCTGTAGACATTAAAAATGGGCAGCAATTCATCAGTTTGAGTATTTTTGCGGGGTTTAGGGCATGGGGTGTGTCTGTCGAGGAGCGCCGTAAACCCATCCCTGGGGGCTTGACGGCAGCATCCTTGCTGCCGACATCCTCGCCAAACACACCCCATGCCCTTTTTGAACGCCAAAGCGGGAATTGCTGAAAAATGGGAGATTTTCATGACAAAAATTTTCCTTTCAATCCCTTAATGTCAATGGGGCCAGGTTGAGCGATGAGGTCACGAGCGGCATCGACACGCTCCCAGACATTCCATAACAATACGCCACGCACCCGTCCATCTTGCATATAATAAACAACGCCTTTTTTATAAGGCTCGACCCAATCCGCCACCGTTTCCAGGCGTGAATCCGTAAGCCCAACTGCTTCGTAGCCCAAATCGAACAAGTCGGAATAAAAATACGGAAGATGATGATAGAAATCCTCCTTCCCCGCCATGTTCCGACCGGCATACTTACCCATCGTAAGCGCATTGTCTTCATGCTCCAAACGAATACGAGCGTTCAAACTTGGGTTATAGAAGTTACTTACATCGCCGGCAGCGTAAATATCAGGGTTACCTGAGCGCAGCAATTCGTCCACGGCGATGCCGTCATCCACAGACAATCCGGCTTGTTCGGCGAGATGTACATTTGGCCAGATGCCGATCCCGGCTACCACGGCATCAATCCCGACGATCTCTTCTTTCGAACCTTCATCGGCGGCACTACGAACATTCAGCGACAGGCGCTCCCCTTGTCGTGCAACGCCTGTAACTAGCTTTTCGGACAAAACCTCAACTCCCTTTTCTTGGTAATAGTTGTTCAGAAACTGACTCAGGTCAGGGGGAAACAGGCGCGCGCCTATGCCCTCTTCGGGGAAAAGCATCGTGACCTGTTTTCCGTTCATGGCCAATGCCGCGGCAATTTCCGATCCGATAAAACCGCCTCCAATGACGGCAAAATGCTGTTTTTCTTCGCTAAGGGAGCGTAACTTCTGATAATCGTCTAGGTCGCGAAAATAAATTATGTCCTCACCTCCAAAGGGAAGACGCACGGGAGCTCCTCCTGTCGCTAGCAGCAACTTGTCAAAATGGTAGAGATTTCCTTCATCGTCAATGACCTGTTTATTTTCAAGCATCAGCTTCTGAACAGTACGCCCCAAATGCATCGACACATTCAGTTCTTCATCCTTATACCAGATTTTTTCGATAGACTTCCCTTGCCATAACCCCTTGGACAACGGAGGACGTTTGTAAGGAGGATGAGATTCCGAACTGATCAAGCCTATGGAACCGGTTGGGTCTTCGGATCGTATGCCGCGTATCGCGCCATGCGCCGTCATTCCGCCGCCAATGATGAGATATTGATAGTCTGTCATATTCCCCCTCCTCTTTACTGAACTTAACCTTTAGGAGGATAAATATCCCCTAAAGTGAATTTTGTTATTGTCTCGATTCAGTGTAAATTTCGAAAAAGGATTCGATTATTGATTGATCTGGCTGTCTGCAAAAGGCTGGCAAGCACAGCTTCCCGGGGTATATTCACGCGTTTGATGGGATCAATAACCTGCTCCTAGAAGCTGAATAACTAAATTGCATCTTCAAAAAATCAGACACATAAAGATTTAAACGGTTCCGAATCCCCGTCTCTCAAGCCCAGAAAAACATCCATCCGACCGATCCTAACGCTTTGTAACGAATTGGTAATTATTCAGCGTTTTCCTAAAACCCCCCTTCATTATCGGCATTCAAACAGTCTCGTGTTTGAAACAAACACCGCCTTATTCCCATTTGATAGAAGACGGTGCATATTTACTAGACAACAAACGCCGACCGCACCAAGCTCCGGCAAGCAGGTAAGGCAACCCGGCCGGCGCCCACATGATCAGCCCAGCCAGTTGTTGATCTTGAAGACTGCTTGAATCGTCAAATAACGGCATGTGTGCGAAGGTCAGAACGGCGCCGAGCATGCCCGTAGCCATCAGGGTTAGCAGCAAGGCTAGCAAGGCTAAAGCGCTACGCCTGTGCAATATCGACCACCAGAATATACCGGCGATGAGCGCCAAACAGACATGCTCGACAAGGTGCCACCAAGGCCTTGCCAACACCAGGTTGTAAAGCTTCGGCGTATGCCAGAACCAAATCGCGCCGCTTTGCAGGCAGGCCGCCCTCAGCGGATAACGGCTCAGGCGCAATAAAGGCATACACAACCAAATGCTTGTCCGGCCGCTGATCGCCCGCCATTGCGGCAACGGTCGCGCCATGACATAAAACGGCGCAATGAAGACCATGATCAACATATGCTCGATCATGTGGATGGCCGAGCTATTAGCACTCCAGCCGCCGAAGGCTCCGAACATAGTCAATGCCGCGGCCAAAGAGGCCGCGTGAAACGCCAACCATCGACCCCTTGTCGGGGGTACGCGCCATGCTCCGACAGCATAGATCAGCCAGAGAACGACTGGCAACAATCCGCCGAGTATCAACGGGATACGAGACTCTTCCAAGTCTTCAACCAAACCATGCGCCAGCGCCGAATCCATTAATAGAAGAGCCATTGCCGCCGACAGAAAAACTATCACAGACATGGCGGCAATAGCAGCGAGACTACTCCTTGGCTGAATGTCACTATGGCGCCCAACAAATTGATGCCGGCGCCTAATCTGACGATAAACTGATCGATTGACTCGGTGTTCCCGCCATTCCCCGCTCGCGCCGCACGCCAACAGTTATTTGCCCAATACAGCAGCAAACTGGTTACGACCAAAGAGCCGGCTAGCAATGCCGCATTGATCCAGGTAACGGGGCCCTGCTCGACTGGAGGCGGAGACAGCTCGCAGATCAGTGCTAAGGCACCGTATTTAAATAAGAACCAGACAATCCAGATGATCAATCCAAATGCCAGCTGCATGGGATGATATGGTGACAACATCAGTCAATTCTCCATGCAATAGGCAATAGAATGATGAGGGCGTAACTTGACCAAAATACCACGGTCGTATAAATCCACCAGGGATTCACGACCGTGATTTCATAAGGGGCAGTTTTGCCGACATAGCCAAAAGCGACGCGTAGGGATTGCAATGCCGTCATGATCACGGCGAGTCCGCTTTGAAACAACTGATATATCAGCAACACTGCAATAATGGCATCATGGGCAGTTTGTGTTGGCGCCAAGGTCGAAGTCGACCAAACCCAGATCAATACGCAACAGTGGACCAAGCCGGTGACCGCGACGCCCGCTAGCTGATGCTGAAGATGCCCGCCCGTCGCCCTGCGCAAGTTGAGTTCTATATAATAAAACCAGATCGTCGCCCCGCTAAGCAGTCCTCCACTGACCAGCAGCGGCAACCAAGCCAGCGGCGGCACATCGGGCACTTGCCAATGGGGAGCGACAAACCATAGATACAGCCAGCCAAACACTATGGACAAAAACAGTGCGCCATTGGCGAGCAGCGTTACGATCATACCCCATAATCCCGGCCCATCGAACGTACGAAAATGCAAGGGAGGATAGCCCGGCATCACACTGGCATCGGGAGCCGTCCCAAGATGTGCTCCGTTTACCCAGGACCATCGCAGCAACAAAATCAAGCTGACTAATGCCGTAGCCACGGAGATATTATAAGTCCGTAGCAATAAACTGATGCATAGCGCAGACAACGCCAATGCGGCGAACAAAGGCAACCAGGAATTTCCGGGCAAATGGATGATTTCGCGAATCTTGCCGGTAATCGGGTCCGTTCCCCAAGTTTCGCGCCTGCCATGATCGATCTCCGATAATGCATAATGGCCCTCGGCTACCTTTGCTTGCAGATCCGGTTGCGCCCACATCGGATGTCGCATAGCGCAGTCTGGCAGACTAATGAAATTGTAAGGCTGAGGCGGGGTACTGGTGGCCCATTCCAGGGTATCGGCCTGCCAAGGATTAGCGCCGGCCGAGCGGCCGAAGCGGAAATGCAGGACGATATCGAGCAGAACCATCCCAACGTCCATCGCGATCAAGAAGGCGCCCGCTGATGAAATGCCGTTTGGCAAATCCCAGCCTAATCCCGCCGGATAGGTATACACACGCCGAGGCATGCCGAGCAACCCGGTCAAATGCATAACCAAAAAAGTGGTATTAAAACCTATGAAAGTCAGCCAGAAGCCCCAGCGTGATAGCTTTTCCGACGGCATGCGTCCCGAAAAATGTGGCAACCAATAGTAGAGACCAGCTACAAATGGAAACAACATGCCGCCGACGACCACATAATGTAAATGCGCAACGACAAAATGCGTGTCGTGCACCTGCCAGTTGAACGGCACCAAAGCCAACATGACCCCCGTCAACCCGCCGATCATAAAAACCACCAGAAACCCGACTAACCAGAGCATCGGCACATGATAGACCGGTCGCCCGGTCCATAGCGTCGCCAACCAAGCGAACAGTTGAATACCGGTAGGAATCACGATCAACATGCTGGCCACCGAGAAAAATGCCTGCGCCAATTGCGGAATCCCAATGGTAAACATATGATGCACCCACAACCCGAAACTGATGAAGCCTGTCGCGATAATCGCCAGCACGATCCAGCGGTAGCCCACAATAGGCCGACGTGAGAATACCGGCAGCAGAGTCGAGACAATGCCTGCGCCCGGCAGAAAAAGTATATAAACTTCAGGATGGCCGAATAACCAGAATAGATGCTGCCAAAGAATCGGATCGCCGCCGCGGGCGACTTCGAAGAAAGGCATGCCGGCCGTACGCTCCAGTTCCAACAAAATGCTGCCCAAAATCAGCGGAGGAAATCCAAACACAATCATTAATGCCATGACTAAAATGTACCAGCAATAAAGCGGCATATGCAGCAGCGCCATACCGGAAGTGCGGCTGCGTAAGATCGACACGACCAGCTCAACACCGGCCGATACCGCCGAAATCTCGACAAAAGTGATGCCGAGCAGCCAGAAATCGACATTGGGTCCCGGCGAGTACACGGCATTGCTCAAAGGCGTATACATGAACCAACCGGCCGCCGGGGCAATCCCCAGCAGCAGACTCGACATCAGAATCAGGCTACCGAATAGATAACACCAGTAACCGAAAGCGCTTAGTCGTGGAAATAGCAAATCGCGCGCGCCGATCATCTTCGGAATTAAATAGAGCGCCAATCCTTCAATGACCGGCACCGCAAACAGAAACATCATAACCGTGCCGTGCATCGTAAACAGCTGATTATAGAGCTTTGGCCCGATAATGTTCTGATTCGGTAAGGCTAGCTGAGTGCGCATCAACATCGCAATCAAACCACCGATCAGAAAGAACAGAGCGCCGGTGACCATGAAGCGTTTCCCGACCGTTGTATGATTAACGATGGTCAGTGCCCGCCAGCCACGCGGATTGCCCCAAACCTTGATAAAGTCGTTATGTAGGGCCTGCCGATCTTTCTTAGTGAATTCATTCATGCTTATACGCCTCTAGCCAGGCTTGATATTCTTTCCGAGTATGAACGTGAACCGCCAGTACCATATGAGCGTGTCCTATACCACAGAATTCCGAACACTGAGCGTGAAAATGACCCGGCATATCGGCTTCGAGACGCAATATATTAGTTCGCCCCGGAATCATATCCAGTTTACCCGCCAGCCTAGGCGCCCAGAACGAATGGATGACATCAGCACTGTGCAAATGAAGATCGACCGGTACGCCAGCCGGCAGATGCAGTTCATTTTTTATCCTAATACCGACATCAGGATAGCGGATCTCCCACCACCACTGATGCCCGGTTACCTCGATCTGCACCGGTGCTTGCCCGTTGACGGGCAACGGCAGCATGCGATAGCCCATTGGGATAGCGAAACTCAACAGCACCAGGAGACTGATTATAGGCAACACCAAACCGCCACCAACGATCCAGCGCAGACTGAGCCGGCGGACTTGCGCCTCGGTATATGTCACGGGCTTCCGCCATAGCGCAAAAAGCCATATCGCCACCACTACCAGCATGAGCAGTGCCGAAAAACCGAACATCCCCCACCATAGTCTCGCTGCAGCAAGAGCCGACGGTCCGGAAGGATTTAGAGGTGATGGAGAATCGTTACAGCCGCCCAAAAAACAAAGAGTGATTATTAGCATCGGTGAGGTTAAACTGAAAGCTTTCGTTAACGATTCCAAGTTCAACCGTGAAAGGAGACCGCTATGGCGCAACAACCTATTATCAGCCGCATGTCTGTCGGGGGCCATCCGATTCATCCCATGCTGATTCATTTTCCGGTCGCTTTCTTGCTCGGTTTGGTAGGCGCCGACTTGGCTTATCTTTACACGACCGATCCCTTCTGGATTCGAGTCGGATTGTGGCTGTCGGGCCTCGGCGCTCTGGGGGGCTGGTTGGCGGGATTGGCCGGCTTCATTGATTTGCTGTTGGTTTGGCACATTCGCAATCTCGTGATCGCCTGGAGTCATGCCCTGCTGGCCGTAATGACGTTGGCGCTGGCTTCGTTCAACTGGTTGTTGCGCTTTAACGACGATAGCGGATTTAATCTCTGGGCTTTGTATATTTCGGCGCTGACAGCGGCGTTGATCAGCATCACCAGTGTGCTGGGCGGGCAGATGGTTTACGGACATGCCGTCGGCGTTAAAATCAAGTCCTGAGCCATCGCTCCGCTTATTCGATTTAAGAAATCGCA
Protein-coding sequences here:
- the fae gene encoding formaldehyde-activating enzyme is translated as MKALKIDKVQVGEALVGDGNEMAHIDLVMGPRGSAAEIAFCIALTNQKRGDNALLALVAPNLMAKPNTVIFNKVEIKNEKQVNQMFGPAEHGVAKAVTDSVKEGVIPIDEAGDVFICVGVYIHWDAQDKNKIQDWNYEATKLAIRRAVEGEPKPKEVIAQEDVMHHPLAAHD
- a CDS encoding NAD(P)/FAD-dependent oxidoreductase; amino-acid sequence: MTDYQYLIIGGGMTAHGAIRGIRSEDPTGSIGLISSESHPPYKRPPLSKGLWQGKSIEKIWYKDEELNVSMHLGRTVQKLMLENKQVIDDEGNLYHFDKLLLATGGAPVRLPFGGEDIIYFRDLDDYQKLRSLSEEKQHFAVIGGGFIGSEIAAALAMNGKQVTMLFPEEGIGARLFPPDLSQFLNNYYQEKGVEVLSEKLVTGVARQGERLSLNVRSAADEGSKEEIVGIDAVVAGIGIWPNVHLAEQAGLSVDDGIAVDELLRSGNPDIYAAGDVSNFYNPSLNARIRLEHEDNALTMGKYAGRNMAGKEDFYHHLPYFYSDLFDLGYEAVGLTDSRLETVADWVEPYKKGVVYYMQDGRVRGVLLWNVWERVDAARDLIAQPGPIDIKGLKGKFLS
- a CDS encoding cytochrome c oxidase assembly protein; translated protein: MSVIVFLSAAMALLLMDSALAHGLVEDLEESRIPLILGGLLPVVLWLIYAVGAWRVPPTRGRWLAFHAASLAAALTMFGAFGGWSANSSAIHMIEHMLIMVFIAPFYVMARPLPQWRAISGRTSIWLCMPLLRLSRYPLRAACLQSGAIWFWHTPKLYNLVLARPWWHLVEHVCLALIAGIFWWSILHRRSALALLALLLTLMATGMLGAVLTFAHMPLFDDSSSLQDQQLAGLIMWAPAGLPYLLAGAWCGRRLLSSKYAPSSIKWE
- the ctaD gene encoding cytochrome c oxidase subunit I codes for the protein MNEFTKKDRQALHNDFIKVWGNPRGWRALTIVNHTTVGKRFMVTGALFFLIGGLIAMLMRTQLALPNQNIIGPKLYNQLFTMHGTVMMFLFAVPVIEGLALYLIPKMIGARDLLFPRLSAFGYWCYLFGSLILMSSLLLGIAPAAGWFMYTPLSNAVYSPGPNVDFWLLGITFVEISAVSAGVELVVSILRSRTSGMALLHMPLYCWYILVMALMIVFGFPPLILGSILLELERTAGMPFFEVARGGDPILWQHLFWLFGHPEVYILFLPGAGIVSTLLPVFSRRPIVGYRWIVLAIIATGFISFGLWVHHMFTIGIPQLAQAFFSVASMLIVIPTGIQLFAWLATLWTGRPVYHVPMLWLVGFLVVFMIGGLTGVMLALVPFNWQVHDTHFVVAHLHYVVVGGMLFPFVAGLYYWLPHFSGRMPSEKLSRWGFWLTFIGFNTTFLVMHLTGLLGMPRRVYTYPAGLGWDLPNGISSAGAFLIAMDVGMVLLDIVLHFRFGRSAGANPWQADTLEWATSTPPQPYNFISLPDCAMRHPMWAQPDLQAKVAEGHYALSEIDHGRRETWGTDPITGKIREIIHLPGNSWLPLFAALALSALCISLLLRTYNISVATALVSLILLLRWSWVNGAHLGTAPDASVMPGYPPLHFRTFDGPGLWGMIVTLLANGALFLSIVFGWLYLWFVAPHWQVPDVPPLAWLPLLVSGGLLSGATIWFYYIELNLRRATGGHLQHQLAGVAVTGLVHCCVLIWVWSTSTLAPTQTAHDAIIAVLLIYQLFQSGLAVIMTALQSLRVAFGYVGKTAPYEITVVNPWWIYTTVVFWSSYALIILLPIAWRID
- the coxB gene encoding cytochrome c oxidase subunit II, with amino-acid sequence MNQHGMNRMAPDRHAADNRLLRHSGLLSRLNLESLTKAFSLTSPMLIITLCFLGGCNDSPSPLNPSGPSALAAARLWWGMFGFSALLMLVVVAIWLFALWRKPVTYTEAQVRRLSLRWIVGGGLVLPIISLLVLLSFAIPMGYRMLPLPVNGQAPVQIEVTGHQWWWEIRYPDVGIRIKNELHLPAGVPVDLHLHSADVIHSFWAPRLAGKLDMIPGRTNILRLEADMPGHFHAQCSEFCGIGHAHMVLAVHVHTRKEYQAWLEAYKHE
- a CDS encoding DUF2231 domain-containing protein; translated protein: MAQQPIISRMSVGGHPIHPMLIHFPVAFLLGLVGADLAYLYTTDPFWIRVGLWLSGLGALGGWLAGLAGFIDLLLVWHIRNLVIAWSHALLAVMTLALASFNWLLRFNDDSGFNLWALYISALTAALISITSVLGGQMVYGHAVGVKIKS